Below is a genomic region from Castanea sativa cultivar Marrone di Chiusa Pesio chromosome 2, ASM4071231v1.
AGTCATGCTTTGCACTTGTTTGGGTCATACAAAAGTTGAGACATGTCATCTGACCTTTCCAAATATGGGTGGTAGCAAGAATGGACCCATTGAAGTATCCCTTTGAGGAGCCTGCTTTGAGTGGAAGATTGTCAAGATAGTTGATCTTATTGGCAGAATTCAATTTGAAGTATGTGGCTAGAGAAACTATCAAAGGAAGTGTCATGTCGGATTTTTGTGTCGAGAATCCTATAGAGTAGGAAGATGGTAAAGAATACTTTTCAGATGAGGACATTTTGGATGTTGAGTTAGAGACATGAAAGATGTACTTTGATGGAGTCGTAAACCAATATGGGAATGGGATAGGAATACTCTTGATCACTCCTGAGGGATCGCACATACCTTTGGCAATCAAGTTGAACTTTGAAGCAACTAATAACATGGCTGAATATAAGGCTTGTATTGCCAGAATGGAAGCTTTTCAAGAATTGAGGGTAAAGGAGGCTAAAGTCTTTGGAGATTCAATTTTGATTATAGCCTAAGCACAAAAGTTGTGTAAGGTGAAAGAGGAACACTTAAAGCCTTATCAACAATACTTGGAGGACTTGACCAAGACCTTTGACAAGATTGAGTACACAATCAACCCTAGAGCTCAAAATCAATTTGCAGATGCCTTAGCTACCTTAGCCTCCGTGGTTGAAAGACTTGAGGGAGTATGAACATAACCCTTGGAGATTGAGCAAAATTATGAGGAAGTGCACAAAAGGAAGACCGAAGCTTCAGTAAGAACCATAGAGGAAGAGGAAGTTCCATGGTACTATGACATCATGAAGTTCTTGGAACTAGGGGCATATTCGGATGGTGCCAACAAGAGAGAACGTCGTTCCATTAGGATGATGGCAATACAATACATCTTATGTGGAGGACAACCCTATAGAAGGTCCTACAATGGTATACACCTTCGTTGcttgaagaaggaagaagctGAGAATGTAATGGAAGAAGTTCATCAAAGGATTTGTGGCCCTTATATGAATGGGAGAATGTTAGCCAAGAAAATCCTAAGGATGAGGTACTATTGGAATACGATGGAGACTGATTGTGTGGACTCTGTGAAGAGTTGCCATGATTGTCAGACACACACTAACTTGAACCATGTACCACCTAGTGAGTTGTATAGCATGACTTCTCTGTGGCCATTCTTGGTTTTGGGCATAGATGTGATCGGAAGGATAGCTCTTAAGGCTTTAAATGGGCGTGAATACATCTTGGTGGCAATTGACTATTTCAGCAAGTGGGTGGAAGTAGCCTCCTACTCCGTATTAAAGGCTAGGCATGTGGCTTAGTTCTTAGAAAACAACATCATATGTCGGTTTGGGGTGCCCCAAGAGATCATCTCCGATAATGGTTCCTATTTTGAGGGTGAAGTTCGGAGAGTCATGGAAGAATATAACATTGAGCATCACAAGTCTTCACCATATCGACCACAAGCTAATGGGGCTATAGAAGCAGCTAATAAGAATGTGAAGAAAATCCTAACCAAGATGGTAGTGACATACAAAGATTGGGCCGAGAAGCTTTTGTTTGCCTTACGAGGTTATAGAACTTCTATCCGTGCGTCAACTGGGGCAACATCTTACTCTCTGGTTTATGGTAGTGAGGCGGTGCTTCCTATTGAGGTGGAGATAATAACCAAGATCCTAGAAGAGGATTGGGCTAAGGCGAGATATGAACAATCGGCTTTGACAGATGAAAAGAGGGATAGGGCACAATATCATGCACAAGGGTACCAAAAAAGAATCGTTAGAGCATTTAACAAGAAAGTAAAACCAAGAAACCTTAAAGAAGGGGACTTGGTCCTAAAGGTGCTTAGAGATGAGATTTTTGATCCAAGAGGAAAGATGAAGCCAAGGTAGTCTGAGCCTTATATCATTAAGAAGATCATGTCTTGAGGTGCTACGAGGATCACAGATTTGGATGGGGAAGAAATGCTTCGCCCAATTAACATGGATATACTTTGGAAATACAAcatttaaagattaaaaaaaaaaaataaataaataaaagcctgctaggttgaaaatCTGAAAGGGTggcctaggcaaaaattaaggcaaaagaATCCCACTagattgaaaacccgaaagggcaatctaggcaaaagttaggggAAAAGACCATGGGTATGGAGAAAATTCCTGAAGGGACGTCATAGGCAAAAATTACAtggcaaaggaaaaagaaaagaaaaaacaaaggaatGAGATGACAATAAGTGAAGATAATAAAAATGTGATTCTTTTCTTGCGCAAATTAAAAGGTAACAAGATTGTTTTCATAGGGGATTTGGAACACTCCAatcctttattaaattcaaaaacaaaaacatgagaatcataaagtgctaaaaagtaaaatatgggGCATATCAAGGTGGTCACTTAGCCCTCCTTGCTTTCTTGCTAGTCTTCATGTAAGCTTTCTAATCCCTCAAAATCCACTTCATGTCATCCTCCAACCACTGCTTGTACCTCGCAGTGGGATATATTTATCGAGGAGGAGCAAGGCCTCTAGTCACCCTATGGCGTGACCAAGCCTCACAAAGCCTACCCAAGATCTTCTTAGTAAACACCTTAGTGTGGAAGGCACCTTCACCACTAGGAGCTCCTTGACGCTTTCCAAATTTCCTTGAGATACGACAAGTGGAGTAGTATAAGCAGTAACAAAGTCCAACTAAAGGCACACAGTAGTCCTTGTAGCAACAGTGAATCATGCTTAAGATGTGCCACCACTCCACGACCCATTGAATGTCAGTCTCCTTGATGCCACCCTTAAGCTCCATGTACACCTCAAAGCTCATGTCATTTTGATGAAGCTGGCGGTCCCTGAAATGCCTAGGGAGGTATGTGTTGGGGGGTACGGTAGGAGGTTGAAGCATGAgtgaaaaaaagatataaataataataaaacacaaTATAAGGTGCCTCGATGGATTGAAAACTGAAAGGCAATCCATGCAAAATTAGAGGAATCCCACTAGGTTGAGaacctaggcaaaagttagggaTTATACCTAAAGAAAAAGAGGACTTCCTGCAAAGAAGTTTGCTTCCTTCCTATGAAAAGCATCCAAACCATTGAGGGTTTCTGCCAAGATCAAGCCCATCGGGTCACCTCTCTTTAGCTCATAAACTACCATGCAAATCTGGAGGTCCACATAATATGACCTTTGGACCAAGAAGTACCTTGCAAGAGCACATAAGCAAAAAGCacaaagaaagaatgaacaTTGCCTCTCATTTACGGGAATGGCCAAGGTGGAAAAGTGTGCAAAAACCAAGCTAAGGTTGAGTTTGCCAAAGACGCACCACCTATTTGTCGTAGCAAAAGGAATGCCCAACACAACTTGTAGCAAAAATGGGAGATCTCCACCCATGGTAGCAAAGACGAGATTTTCAATCTCTGGTTCACCCATGATGGCACCAAATTCTTTGATAGTGGGGCATAGTTCTACTCCATTGTCACGGAAAACATGCCGAGTAGGGACCCAATAGTTGGCAGCAGCACGAAGAAGAGGCTTATCCACCCTTATTTGATGGTATGGAAAGACACAAGAAAGACCATAGGGGGTAATGGAATCCTTGAAATTAGGACCAAGCCTCCAAATCCAAGCCGAGACATTTAGTGGAGAGTTTTCTGACATTGGGGAACCTCAGAAAAGTGCTCTCTGAGTTGAAAATACGCTGGTAAGGGTTTTGGGACCCAAATGGCTACTTTTATACTTAGTTAGGGCGGCTAGGATTTCCTTTGATTTGCGGCCCACTTACGCAAGGTCAACCCTACATACGCGAAGTCAAAGCTACATATACAGGCGCAACCCCACATACACACAGCGCTTGGTAGAAACTTATTCTCCCCTGTTTTAAGCATGGTTTTTCCACTCCAAGGCATCCTTAGGGTTCCTATGACCTAAAGGATCATTCAAGACATATTTTAGGCATAAGTTTTCAAGCGTCAAAAAAGCAATATTGTAGGGAAACATAcaattaattatatatcttGTAAATTAAGTACTAGTCCCAATTAAAAgcataaatgtaaaaagatgtTCTTAAGTATAGCCCTTTGCCTCAAACTGAATTCAAATGTCtactaaaagaaataaaaaacaataaaagcaacaaaaagaaagaaatatgtgTGTTGTATGCCTATGTGTCTTGATTGTAGGTAATCAATGGTGTCTCCTCTTCCTTGGTTGGTAGCTAAAAGTCGCCTTCGAACCCtcctcatcaccatcatcatcatcatcatcaacaccACCACCATTGCCCGGGTAAGCCGCCCCTCTAGGACCGTACAAGCTCCTTGAATATTTGGTCACCTTTAACTTGAGATTCCCAGCCAACCATACTAGCTCCTCATGCTCTTGGATGGTGGGTTGCAGTTCGAGGAAAGAATGGTTAGTGATTGAAAAAAGGAGAGAtagtaagaagaaaaaagaacaaagggAACTCATCGCTCGGGTGTTTGGAGGAAAAGGGTAGCCCATAACATTGGGATTATAGGGCATGGTGTGCTCCAGAGCAAAGCCATTAGGGCTGTAAGCATAGACCGTCCAAGGGAGATGTGGAGGATCAATTGGCTCACAAATAGCAGGCTCCTCCTACTACAAGTTTTCTACCATTAGAAGCCATAACAAACAAggtaaaggaaaaggaaaagaagaagaagagatcgAGCATATACCTAAATAGTAAGGGAAGGCATGAGGCAAGTGATGCTGAATTCCTCATAGTCCAATCCATCAAGGAGCCACTCGGTGTAGGGAATGCCACTCCTCCATAAATTGTACTCAACATCGGTCATGGAGTGTGGGGCAAGCATGAGCTCCGAAGGATCCATCAGAATCTATGGGTCATCTATACCCACCAGTTGACATTGCACCCTCTCTGCCAAGTAGAGTGCCCTCAAGCCCACTCCTTCGAAGGGCCAAGTAATCTCCGAAACAATGATGGCAGCAGCTTCCAAATCTGGAGAAGTAGGAAGGGGCTGGCTAGCCCACGGAGTCTAGTTAACCTATAATGATACAAGGTTAGAAGAAGAGTATCCTAAAGGAAATGCATCAAGAAGCATGAAAATTGGAACTCTTAAACTTACCTCATCCAAAGTTAACCCAAAAAAGTGGGTCCTTACTTGAGGGAATTCCCTCAAATTTGGACTGGTACCTGGAGTTGTGAGGCCATACCTAACAATCCACCGCTACAAAAAGAAGCACAAGCCACAGGTTAGATACAAAATGGCACAGTTTGCAAAATGGTACAGTTTGCAAGATGATACAGTTTGCAAGATGATACAGTTTGCAAGATGATACAGTTTACAAGACTAcaagctaaaaattaaaatacaagaGATGAAAAGAGAGCTAACCTTAAGGAGCTTCCAAGGCCTTGCAAGCTGCCACAAGGTGCCCCGGCTAAGAGTGTCGAGGCTAAAGTAAAGATAGGCTAGACATGCCTGCCCCCAATTGTCCCTCCGTGCATCCGCAAATTCTTTAAAGAGGATCAACCACCTTAAGGACACTATTTTCCCACCATTAGTGAATAGATAAGCTCCTAAAAGATGTAGAAAAAAAGCCCTAGCCATCCAGATGTGCTCCTCCTATTCCTTTGGGGGAGAAGCATGTAATCCAACACCAAGTCAAAGTCATGGATGGTCTTGGTAGGGTACTTCCTCCTCAACATGTCAAGACCCAACTGGATGCTTGACACGCCATCTAAATTAATGATGGCCCCTTCAAAGTGAAGGCCAGTCATGCAATGGAAGTCACAGGGAGTTACCGTCATCTCTCGCTCATCAATATGGAAGGTATGAGTAATATCCCACCACCTCTCGATGAGGCATTGCACCAAAGTAACACTTGTGGACTTTTTCGGCAGAAGGCTAAAGATAGACTTGAAGCCCGCTTCTTGGATGTAAGCTCTGGTTTCGAGAATAAAGAGGTTGTACCACTCCACCACCTTGTTGGTGCTACCCCTACTAGCATAAAGGGATAAGGACTGCAAATGAAGAAGATAACATTAAATTCCTGATTCAAGTGAAAATGATGTTTTCGATGCaagaataaagataaaaagaaggaTGCAGTGATGTTCAGgtgcaaaaatgacaaaaaaggaGTGTTAGGATTGCATATAGAAGTGAAACAGTTGAAAAAGAAGTGAAAATGGGCAGAGTAAGGCCTATGCCAAGCATCTCATGTATGTGGGTCAAGACCCACGTACACAGACAGGATTCTTCGTACGTAGGCCAAAACCCACGTACACAGAGCCTTAAGAACAGACCTGTGTACACAAGAATAGAGCTGCGTATGCAAGAACAGAGTTGCGTACGCATAAGTACAAGCTACATACACAGGCTCAAGCCCACACACGCAAAAGCACAGACAAAAAGTGTCCTTCGatattttcaagcatatatcaTCCAAAATCAATCCTAAATATGTTCCTACCTCTCCTAATGTGTTAggttttcatctaaacccaTCCCATAACAAAACCCATGCATTTACATGGccaaaaatacaacaaaatggatgatcaaagagaaacttgaaaatgagaaaagtttGCAAAACTTACAAATTCAGCCATAGGGATGTGATTCTCTGGCCAGTGTGTCAATGAAGGAGACTCCATCAATCTCACCACTCCACTCCAGTGGGTAAGGAGAAATGCATCAGAGGAAAGGACGTAGGCAGTCTTCTTGGCCTTGGGTGCCATTGAAGGAGATGAtgggagtttagagagaaaatgagagaatgaGGGGGTTTAGAGAGAAAAGGAGAATCAGATGATGTAAGGAAAAGAGATAAGAGGGAagtttttgtaaagaaaaaatgggAAGTTGAAGAGTTATGAAGAATGTGAAGagatgaggaagatgaagagaatgaagaaggaaaaaaagaaggttgGTAACTGTTGGGAAAAATGAAGAGGCGGGAACACACCTGATAGCTAAACTATGTATAGTTTAGGCCTTACCACTAAACTATATGTAGTTTAgtcatgaacagtaaaaaaaaaaaaaatttaaaaagtctCAAGATTGCCCCAAATAGGCAAAAAAGTCACCAAGGACCCCCTAGTGAGCTAAAAAAAGGATGCAAAAGACTCTTCCCCCAATGAAGCATGTACATCCTAAAACCATTTTCAGTAGATCACATAAACTCAAGAACATTATCCCTAGTAAGAaagcagaagattcttcccCAGTGGACCAAGCATATCTAGAACATCATCCCTATGGAGGAGGCAGAAGATTCTTCCCTTATGGACCCAAGCATATTTAAACAATACCCAGTGAGGAAGCAAAAGATTCTTCCTCAAAGTCCTCAGCATACCATgaaggaagcagaagattcttcccTAGTGGATCACACATCTAAAAAAGTTACACTACTCCTCAGCAAGTCCAATTTTACTCCTCAGCGAGTTTCTTATCCTCAAGTAAGTCATGAAAGAGGCAGAAGATTCCTCCCCATACATACCTACTCCTCAGTGAGTTTTCACCCCTAGTGGATCCAACAATCAAGACTACTCGTGCACATATCCTCCGGGAATCGAACATGCAGGCATGGTAGAAAAaggtagagatagagatagagatagggAAAGAGACCAAGGTCAGCTCGAGGTAAGAGCCTCACcaaaaaggtagagaaagaagtgaagaagatAAGAGGAGCGAGTCACCTAGAGAAGTTTGAGGCAAGAGTCCCAAATGGACACCACAGAGACTGTAtccttttgttgtttgttgggTTAGCTCAAAGAGTgcctttgtttatttttatttttctttttaagtgacTCTAGGATAGTGAGTCACTCGCCATTTGCTTGCAAGTTGCAAAACAGGTTTTGGTATAATGATTGTCATTACTTGTTTCCTGAGCAACAATGGTGGGACTTCAGACATACGAATCCCACGTAGCTCTTCGAAGTTGCACCCTGCCCCATGTATGTGTGATGTGTGTCGTGTGCGTGGGTTAAGCTTAAGTTGTACGTCGAAACAAAATGTTTGTCTCTTATTATTTTGATTCCATTAGAGAAGCTCACAAAATAAAAGAGGGGCATCTGTAGACatcgcattttgtaccccttgcGACTTGGGCCCCCGTTCCCTAATGATGCCCaaactctaaggcccaaggccAGTTTATAGCCCAATCAGATATAAAATTGACTTAAGGagtattaaaatgaaaaatataacctttaaaatgagcaaaaatatatttttggaaataaatgaCCAAAGTGGCATTCAGCCCACGTATGTGGGTAGCAACCTGCGTACGTGGGCCAAAGTATCCGTACGTAGGCACACTTTTGTGTACACAACTAGGGAGTTgttccaaaccccattttcCACTATgtaaagccttacatggtatattttcaaaacacatagaaATCCCACAGGAAAAAtacaagattcactagaaaatagtaaatcaaaagggagtttttcataaaaaaaccctttagtaaattttttttattattttttattgagacATTTTCTAGCCccaatccttttagtttaacgttactaatcacatttttattgaattgtgatagatttaACTGAGGGGAACGGTCAAAATCAGCTTATGAAGCTTCTCATTTGAGGTATAGAGTctaactctttctttctttctttttagttttaatcTTGTTTGTTTGCCTTATTTAtgcttatatatatttgtttaggTTAGTTTTATAGTTTTCTTTATATCCTGAGCATGTTTGGttgttaaaattagggtttttatttgtgCTCTGTTTTTCTGCTTTGTTGTTTCTGGGTTAGGATTTCAAGCAGAGCTGTGCATGCATGCCTAATGCATGCGTACGTAGGCCTCCTCCTACGTACGCAGGCCACTGCCCAGAAAACCTAGTTTAGTTTTCTTATCTTACATGTTCctgtttaaatttctttttatgtatATGTGTATCTGATGCCTCTGTTTCAcatgttttattgtaatttaccTTTGATATGCTAGATTAAGGTTTCATCTCTCGTTTCTCATTTTAATACTATGAATATGCATTCACATGCCCATGCatgatgccataggtgctgagTTGCTGCAAGGTGAgtaaaggtaagtcatgcattcacattCACATGCATATGTGTTGTTATGTTTTGTTTGATGAACATGTACATGTGTTGTTATGTTGCGTTTTATGTTTAATTGATAAATGATGTACTTGCTACCATGATTAAGCTACTGCCTTATATATGACATGATAAGGTTTTAACATGTGACAAATGTTAGGGTTATATATGTGTGGTTTGGTTTCTTATGCTTTATGGAAGGATATGTATGTGTTTTGGGATGATGATGCCATGTtttatgcttagatgtatgctagtgtgtgtgtgtgtgtgtgagtttaggaCATAAGTGTTGAACATGATTTTATCTAGTTTAAgacgtaagacacaatgatgggagtccaaccttagggttgggcgatcctaggtgcctaacaccttcccaagaacgtacctaaactctgaacctatatctctggtagtaagatcaatggTCCTTCCTCGAAAGGATGCTATATTCATAGTTCCAAGGCCATTACAAAACTAGGTAGTGACTCCTCCGTTATGTCCACACATGGTACCTTATCTAGGACACGAAACAGCTGTGGGAAAATATAGCTAGATAAACAAGTTTCAATTCAACAAAGCAAACCCTAAAAGTTAGcaagaacataaaataattagaGAGAATTAGAAAGATCCCACAAACTATATAATCACACAAATAGTGTTGTCCTTAAAGGTTGATTCATGACATCTAGAGTAGAACTCGGTGTGTTAGGCTCCCTTGGCCGAAAAACCCCCCAGGATTAGACTATAGCAAAATATCTTGAGATGGATGCAGATCCAATCAAGAAGAACTAAGGAGCAACCTTCTTATTTTGCCTTTCCTTACACCCAAAAACAAGTGCATAAAATTTTGTGGGAGAAGAGAATAAACAAAGGAGTTGTAGGCGGctatagaaagaaagagatagagGGAGAAAGGAATGCTTTAAGATTTTATAAGCCAagaccaaataaataaacaagtgGGCTGCCTAAAGAGTAGGCTTCCAAAGTTCACTGTGCACAATAAATGCCCAACGGCTACTAACCACAATAAATGCCCAACAGCTAAGCATTAAATTTGGGCTATAAGGCATTAAAAACATATAACTTGATTCATCTCTAACCAACGTAGGACACAAAGCCAAAGGCTAAGTGTTTAAAACACAACCTACTCCAACAACCCCCCACATGTTACAAACACTAAACTAGGAAAGGCAATAAACTCAAGAAAGTATGCATCAATATAATACCAAAAGGTTTTAACCATAATTAGGATAGATAAGTAGGAACTACTAGAAAATGGTAGAGTTAGATTCTTTTAACCAAGCTATTAGACAACCAAACTTAACATCCACATACCTTTCTTTACCTAGGTTGTTCCATAAGCGGGTTGGCGTCTTATACCTGCAATGTGCCACTGGGTTTCATGAAAGCTCTAGAGATCTATCCAAGTCTCATAGGAAGCAACACAACTTCCACTCACACATAGGTGGCATCCATTAGGAGTGTGTATGGTACACCCTATCCCAACAAGTAGGAATTATGGATCCATTAAGAGCTTAAAACTTAACCTCCAACAGTCTGCAACTTAGCATTGTCGCACACCATAGGGATGGACTCATCACTAATCTCCTTAATGAGATAGCCGAAAACATAATAACTGACAATGCCCAGATGGACCACCAATGACCTCTACCCATTTAACCCCTTACGTAGAATCACCCATCGTAAAGGTTGGCATTGTCCATAGTGTCACAATTTGACTATCAGTCCTATCCCCTTTAATGTCTCACTCTCTAGCCTTCTTGCTAGTGACTTAGTCAAAGGATTGGACAAATTCCTTTCTGACCTCACAAAGTCCAAGGACATTACACCATTACCAATAAGCTACCTCAATATACTATGCCTCAATTGGATATGTCAACTTTTCCCATTATAGATTTTGCTCTTAGCACGTGGCAGGGGTGTGCGCAGGTCGAATTGGGTGGGTAAAAGCCAATATTTCTATCCAATTTGCCACTAATGGGTTGGAAAAATTCCAATCCCCCACCGACCCACCAAAGTCTTAAACCGGCAGATTGGTTACAAATTTTGGCGGTTTTAACTCAGCGGGTTAGGCGGGTTGGCATTAAcaatgttattttaaaaaaaaattattacaatctACAATTTATTATTGCATAATCTCAAAATTATAACTAAtgcacacaaaaaattaaaggtaGATTTCATTGGATATCTCAATTCCAACACAAACATAAGACCAATAAAATAGACCTTGTCtccacaaaaaaggaaaaagaaaaagaaaaaatagtaggTTGTTGCCTTACAACTGaggaaaattaaatcaacaaacCAAAAGTCTTAACATTACCAAAGTCACATCAAGGATTCAAAATAATAACATACCAACATAACAAATAAACTTCAAAATGGTATGCATGTCTCAAGATTTATAAGAATATATGGGACCCAAATCAAAAAGATAAACAacataatcaataaaaatatagataCAAACATTAAGCAATACAAGACATAAAAACAACTACCTTTGTGGTTGTCTAGGAGAGTACATAGTTGATGGAAGGTGAAGAATtgaatggataaaaaaaaaaaaggcttcaaAATGgttgaggaagaaaaagacaaaataacaTGAAAGAGGGAGGGAGAGGAAGTGGCTGAAGGTGAAGCACAAGtttacctatccaaaagaactaAGTTCGGGGGTTAGGTtacagaatgggaaggtgttaggcacccattctgccCAGACAGAGTCTAATCTTCTAGACTCCAACGACCTATATATCCTTTTTGCATGAtgtgaatgatatgttgcaCATATGACACATTTAACCAAAATTGAATCGCATAAATCTATCTTAAGAATGTatcatcttttttaaaaaaattcagatacgtttttgtgaattaaaaaaaattaatttgattcattaaaaagaaaccagatctgtttttgtgtaaataaaaaacttagttttgtaaagaaaatcagATTGGTTTTTGTGTAAATAGAAATAACaaggtttttgttttgaagCAAAGTTAAAAATGGTgatttttattaggaaaaaaaatcggATCTGTTTTGTGAATAAGAAAATCTAGatttgtagagaaaaaaaaatagatctgtttttttatgaataaaataagaaaatgcgtttttttttaaagaggaaCTACACTCAGGAGATAAATCGATTTTACATGCATCAATCAAAAATCATCTCCacttttaacttcttcttttaaattttaaaatctgctattttgtgacaaaaaaaaatttctttaaaaaaaatcagatctgtatttaatgaaaatacatatcaattttgtgtgtttgaaaaaatcagatctgtacttaatgaaaatacaaataagtttttatggttaaaaaaaatcagatatgtatttaatgaaaatatagataagtttttatgtgtaaaaaaaaatcagctttgtatttaatgaaaatatagatcaatttttaatttagaaaatcagatctgaaaaatttagatcagtttttagtttaaaaagaTCTTTATTAATTAGCAGATTTTGAGATTCAAGAAAAAGATTACAACAAACAGAAGAATCATCTAAGgacatatttaaagaaa
It encodes:
- the LOC142625177 gene encoding uncharacterized protein LOC142625177, which translates into the protein MEEYNIEHHKSSPYRPQANGAIEAANKNVKKILTKMVVTYKDWAEKLLFALRGYRTSIRASTGATSYSLVYGSEAVLPIEVEIITKILEEDWAKARYEQSALTDEKRDRAQYHAQGYQKRIVRAFNKKVKPRNLKEGDLVLKVLRDEIFDPRGKMKPR